The sequence below is a genomic window from Cerasicoccus sp. TK19100.
GTTGTGTATAGTAATACAGTTATCCCATTAGTATCCTTGTGCCAACCGATCGTCCCCCCGCCAGGAGGATAGGACTTTATGTTGATATCTGAATCTGGATACGGGGACAAAACGACCGGCTGCAAGGTCACCAGTGAAACCAAAGGAAGAATAGCATAGTATATGCCTTCAAGGATCGGAAAATGCGCCCTTATGTCATTCCCTTTGAATATGTGATGCTTATATGCCCCCCCGTAATCAAGTTCGCTAACAGTTCCCTGTTCTGTATGGTCGACCAAATCAACCTTTCGTAAGTTGATAAGATCGGACATTCCAGTATTTATTTTATCGCATGATTTTGCTAACAGAAAATTTGGTATTGTTGTAACGAAATCATAGGCGTATTCGTGTCTTTTTTGGTCTATGTTAATCATCCTCTTTTGTCATTTGAGTTTATAATTGGTGTTTTTGTTAATTCTAATTATTGTTTTCATCAAGTGTTCCAACATTGCGCCACCAGCGAATTCTGGTCCGGCATATATCCCGTTGGCTATTGCAACATGCTCATCGGTCGCCTCATGCATTTCGCTCTGTGTTGGACTGGAGTAGAATCCGGTCAATTTAATACGATTTCCAATTTGCTCTATTATAGACTTCACAAAATTTAGTTTAGCTATATCTACTACTCTATGATGGAATTTTATATCATTCATTAGGAATAGTTGAAGGTTGTCTTGGTTTGCAAAATGTCTCATCTCATCAGTTATAGATGTAAGTTCTTCTCTGATTTTATTGTTCCCTTTTGCTATTTTGCTACATTCGTTTGTCGCGTGCACTTCAAGCATTTGGCGCACTTCAAACAACTCTTGCAGGTCTGATTCTGTGAATTCTCTGACACGGATTCCAACTTGGGGAATTTGCTCAACCAGTCCCTCGAAAACGAGAGCGTTGATTGCGTCCCGAACGGGAGTTCTCGAGATTCCAAGCTTTTTTGCGATTTCATTTTCTGAGAAAAGTTGACCGGGTTTTAGCTCGCCACTTGTGATTTCGTGGCGAAGTTCCTCCAAGGCGCGGGATTTTCTAGTTACCACTTAAAATAACTTATTGCTATGTTGTTTGTAGATTTGAACTTTCCTATCCGGGAAAATCTGCATCTTAGATCGAATTTCATTAATTCGCAATTTATCTACTTCCGCTATAGCGATTGTCTCATCGATCGTGGAGCAGGTAGCTGATAAGACTCCGTATGGATCAACAATTCTGCTGTTCCCGCAGAACAAAAATCCCTCATCGGCCCCGACCCGATTGGATGCGATCAGGAATAGTTGATTTTCTATTGCTCTTGCACGAGTAAGTATATCCCAATGATCTTGTCGGAGAAGCGGAAATGCAGCCGGAACTATGATTGCATCAACTTGATCCAATGCATAAATTCTGGATATTTCTGGAAAGCGGATGTCATAGCAGGTCATCAGTCCGAAGCGCACACCTTCCAACTCACAAGTCTCAAGCGACTTGCCGAATCCAATATAATTTTGCTCACAAATTGGGTCTGCTGTTATAAGGTGTGTCTTTCGGTATTTATTTACAAGATTTCCAGATCTGCCTACCACGGCAATTGTGTTATAAATTGTCTTATCCGTTTTTTCAGATAAACCAATAGCTACGTTAATATTGAACTTTGAGGCTGCTGCTGCAATTTCTTGAAATGGCCCATCCTCCCAAGTGGATGCGGTCTTAACGATAGTTGGCATATGGTAGCCCGTATCGCTCATTTCTGGAAATACCGCCAAGTCCGCAGACTGCCTTGAGCATTTCTCGATGTTGCAAATAATATTTTCAATATTTTGCTCTACATTACCGGACTGGCAATCACTTTGAACTATTGCTATTTTCATGGGATTCCGTGCTTTCTGTTTGTTGTTTATCTAGTTGATCGTAGGCATTTACTAGATTGCTGTATATTTGATCTTGAAGAATATTAATATCGAAATTCTTTCTTATTTCTGACTCGTTAATTTTATATGTAAATATAATTGGAAATAGTGCAAATGCGTGAAACAGTGAAGAGGGGTAATTTTCTGCTAAACTTGATGAATATGACTGATTAAGGGTCATCGCGACTGCATATCCAGCTACACATATATTAATTATTCGATATGCTATTGTTACGGCATGACTACTTAAGTCCTCGGGGGCCTTCTTTATCATTTGCCTCCAACAGCTAAAAAAGCCTCTTGTTTTTGTTTTCTCTTCCAAGATCGACAGATAAAGACACCGCACATATACATTTCGGTTAGCTGACGCCGCGACTTTTATTGCTCCATACACGATAATTAGCATCAATACGCATTTTAGGGTCTCCAAAAGGTCAGAGTGCCCACTTTTGCCTGCAACGACCCCTAGTATTGCGAGAGTGCCAACTAGTATGCCTAAGCGCATTTTCACATAGCACTCAACCAGAGCGGCATTTGCCTCAAAATCAAGTCGCTGGCTTTCGTTCATGCTGGTATACTAGTATACTAGCTGCATTTTGCAAGAGCTTTCTTCATTTTTTTGATGGCGGACAAATAGGCACATATACGCTCAGTTAAGACCTTGCGCATTCAGTGCGAGAAAGGGCATTTCAGGTGCTTTTTTAGAAAGTCAGAGCCTTGGTTGAGCATGGTCGCTCAAGTCCTCCTCCAACTGCTTCCAACTGAAGAGGTAGACGTGCCCCCTGCCATTGGGGATTTTATAGCAACTGATGACGCGATCTTTGACCCATCGGCTGATGGTGTCCGGCGACTTCCCGAAGCTCTTGGCAACCTCCTGAATTCCTAAAAGTGGCGCTTGAATGGAGGTTACATCTTCAAGCGTGGATTTGAGCGCCTTTATCTCATTCCGCAGTGCAGTGAGTTCCTGAACAACGTCCCGCTTTTGAGGAGTGCCCAAAGAATCAACTGTGTCTACGCCTTTCACGCATAAGAATACGTAAACCCAGCGCTCCCATCCGGTCTCAGGTAAACTTTCTAGGGGCCTGTATCTTCTTTAGGCAACTGTATGCCGATGGTTTCCACGACCATATCAGCTTGTTGAGGATTGTCTAAGGGTGACTCCCAGACGGTGGTGAGGCGTTGGAGATCAAACAGCCGGGCAAGTTCGCCGAGGTTCCATCCCTGAATTGAGATGGTATCAACGGTGGAACAGGTGCAGTGAATGGTAATCAGGCTTGGGTGTTTCATCTGCAATAACCCGATGTAGGCATAGGGATACGAGAATTGCGCACCTTGGCGGGAAATCAATGTCAATCGGCTGGCGACCAAGCCATCGCCTTGAATTTCAGCGTAGGGGCGTCCATCAGCGGGGCGCTCAGGTGGAGGCCCCTCTGGCTGCGACGGGATAACGGGTTTTCTATAGGCTTTCTGACGATCAAATAAATGGCGTTTACCGCTCACGGCCTCTCCTTTGAATAAGTTGATGCTGACGGGTTGGTATAAAAGGTGGCGGCCACGGCGGTGGCTTGGCCCGAGGTAGAATACGTTTTTGAGCCGTTTTTATCCGGTCACGGGTGTGTTGCTGGATGATGGAGCGGCCCACTCGCTGGATATGTTTCTCTTGGACCTGATCCACCAAGTCTGTTGCGGTGCGGCGATCCTGATCCCGTTGGACTGCTTTCAGGAGTCGGCTTTTATCATCGGTGTAAATGTAGGCTTCGTGTTTGGCGCGACTCAAACCCACGTAGGCCCGGCGCATGTCCGTGGCCCCGTAGGATTCTTTGCTCATGGCGAGCATGACCGTATGCACTGTTTTGGCCTGGGAAGCGTCCGCTGTGATACAGACTCCGTGGGACAGGTGGCCGTAGTTTTTGGAAATTTCCTGACCGTTTTTGAGTTTGATGTCCCCATCCGCTGTAAAGCCTGCCACGTCCTTGAAATCTCCATTGTTGAGGCGGTATTTATCCCCTTTAGCATTCTTGCCGTAACCATTTCCAGTGACGCGAATCCTGTCTCCTTTGGCGATTTGAATAGTTGTTTTCCGGTAGACGCCAAAATGCT
It includes:
- a CDS encoding GntR family transcriptional regulator, with amino-acid sequence MEELRHEITSGELKPGQLFSENEIAKKLGISRTPVRDAINALVFEGLVEQIPQVGIRVREFTESDLQELFEVRQMLEVHATNECSKIAKGNNKIREELTSITDEMRHFANQDNLQLFLMNDIKFHHRVVDIAKLNFVKSIIEQIGNRIKLTGFYSSPTQSEMHEATDEHVAIANGIYAGPEFAGGAMLEHLMKTIIRINKNTNYKLK
- a CDS encoding nitrilase-related carbon-nitrogen hydrolase, encoding MKIAIVQSDCQSGNVEQNIENIICNIEKCSRQSADLAVFPEMSDTGYHMPTIVKTASTWEDGPFQEIAAAASKFNINVAIGLSEKTDKTIYNTIAVVGRSGNLVNKYRKTHLITADPICEQNYIGFGKSLETCELEGVRFGLMTCYDIRFPEISRIYALDQVDAIIVPAAFPLLRQDHWDILTRARAIENQLFLIASNRVGADEGFLFCGNSRIVDPYGVLSATCSTIDETIAIAEVDKLRINEIRSKMQIFPDRKVQIYKQHSNKLF